From Salvelinus sp. IW2-2015 linkage group LG18, ASM291031v2, whole genome shotgun sequence, a single genomic window includes:
- the cybc1 gene encoding cytochrome b-245 chaperone 1 homolog, with translation MGYMRVEEHNSNMLHLKRSPGIRSWSLLVGIASIGLAAAYYTSDSILWKLFYVTGCLFVAMQNMEEWEEAVFDKTKNVIELKTFSLYTLILTMWRRGQEKVVLDMRHLRAVCVQEEKVRYLGKGYLLVLRLTTGFSYPLTQSATMGGRSDVEALASLLKRFLGLEELQCRWELEEEEEEEEEEEDDLDPSTDSEEEGDFEPPVQ, from the exons atggGGTATATGCGGGTAGAGGAGCACAATTCCAACATGTTACATCTGAAAAGGTCACCTGGCATCCGCTCCTGGTCGCTGCTTGTAG GTATTGCGTCCATTGGCCTGGCTGCTGCGTACTACACTTCAG ACAGTATTTTGTGGAAGCTGTTCTACGTGACGGGCTGTCTGTTCGTGGCCATGCAGAACatggaggagtgggaggaggcAGTGTTTGATAAAACCAAGAATGTGATAGAGCTGAAGACCTTCAGTCTGTACACTCTGATTCTCACCATGTGGAGGAGAGGCCAGGAGAAAG TGGTGCTGGACATGAGGCACCTGCGTGCCGTGTGTGTTCAGGAGGAGAAGGTGCGCTACCTGGGAAAGGGTTACCTGCTGGTGCTGCGGCTGACAACAGGTTTCTCCTACCCCCTCACACAGAGCGCCACCATGGGGGGACGCAG TGATGTGGAGGCACTGGCTTCGTTGCTCAAGCGTTTCCTGGGTCTGGAGGAGCTCCAGTGTCGCTGggagctggaggaagaggaggaagaagaggaagaggaggaagatgacctGGACCCCAGCACTGACTCAGAAGAAGAGGGGGACTTTGAACCCCCCGTGCAGTAG